The Rhodopirellula islandica genome includes a region encoding these proteins:
- a CDS encoding ABC-F family ATP-binding cassette domain-containing protein: MAVLIQLRDAEKRFGDQVLLDGANVSLVDDVKVGFVGRNGAGKSTMLRILLGEEDVERGEVIHHPNLRIGYLRQHDPFQEGESALDFLMRDSGEPDWRCGQVAGQFELKGDYLEGPVKALSGGWQTRVKLAALLLHDPNLLMLDEPTNFLDLRTQILLEHFLRDFGKAALIVSHDRAFLKATCSQTLELSRGQLTMFPGKIQEFLEYRDERREHEKRVNATVLAKQKQLQRFIDKNRANASTASQARSKAKQLERLQTTEVVGDEPTVNIRAPRVQPRQGTAVRCEGLAIGYPGHVVAEDISLEIEHGQRAAIVGDNGQGKTTMLRTLVHSLEPIEGSMKWGHGIEIGTYAQHVYTTLDERQTILEHLEYASDPETTRQDVLAMAGALLFRDEHIQKKIKVLSGGERARVCMASLLLGTANVLVLDEPGNHLDVETVEALAEALKLYKGTVIFTSHDRHFMAEVATNVIEVRDRRVRNYFGSYETYCEAVEKEIDEGERVRNANAKAAGTAPKAGAAKSSGDSRQDQKEQRKREKEVKNLERKIAKLDDEKKELNQKLLNETNPAEAVRLHDQMQAFETELAEAEERWMELSADQWE; this comes from the coding sequence ATGGCCGTTTTAATTCAGCTCCGAGACGCCGAGAAACGGTTCGGCGACCAAGTCTTGCTCGACGGAGCCAATGTGTCGCTGGTGGACGACGTGAAGGTGGGCTTCGTCGGACGAAACGGAGCCGGCAAATCCACGATGCTGCGAATCCTGCTCGGCGAAGAAGATGTCGAACGCGGCGAGGTGATTCACCACCCCAATTTGCGAATTGGCTACCTGCGGCAGCACGATCCTTTTCAGGAGGGCGAATCGGCGCTCGATTTCCTGATGCGTGACAGCGGCGAACCGGATTGGCGTTGCGGTCAGGTTGCCGGTCAATTTGAACTGAAAGGAGACTATCTGGAGGGGCCGGTCAAAGCCCTGTCGGGCGGTTGGCAAACCCGAGTCAAGTTGGCGGCATTGTTGCTGCACGACCCCAACTTGCTGATGCTGGACGAACCCACGAACTTCTTGGATTTGCGGACCCAGATCTTGCTGGAACACTTTCTGCGAGACTTCGGCAAAGCCGCGTTGATCGTCAGTCACGACCGCGCGTTTTTGAAAGCGACCTGCAGTCAAACGCTGGAGCTTTCCCGCGGGCAGCTGACGATGTTCCCCGGGAAAATTCAGGAGTTCCTCGAGTATCGCGATGAGCGCCGCGAGCACGAAAAACGTGTCAATGCGACGGTGCTTGCCAAGCAAAAACAGTTGCAGCGTTTCATCGATAAAAACCGTGCGAATGCGTCCACTGCCAGCCAGGCACGCAGCAAAGCCAAGCAACTCGAACGATTGCAGACGACCGAGGTGGTGGGCGATGAGCCCACCGTCAACATCCGGGCACCGCGCGTTCAGCCGCGGCAGGGGACCGCCGTCCGCTGCGAAGGCCTCGCAATTGGCTATCCGGGGCACGTGGTGGCCGAAGACATTTCGTTGGAGATCGAGCACGGGCAACGAGCAGCGATCGTGGGTGACAACGGCCAGGGAAAGACGACGATGCTGCGGACACTGGTCCACTCGCTCGAGCCCATCGAAGGTTCGATGAAATGGGGCCACGGGATCGAGATCGGCACGTATGCCCAGCACGTTTACACGACGTTGGATGAGCGGCAGACGATTCTCGAGCATCTCGAATACGCCTCGGATCCTGAAACCACTCGCCAAGATGTGTTGGCGATGGCAGGGGCATTGTTGTTCCGCGATGAACACATCCAGAAGAAAATCAAGGTGCTCTCCGGTGGAGAACGCGCACGTGTTTGCATGGCCAGTTTGTTGCTGGGCACGGCGAACGTGTTGGTGCTCGATGAACCGGGAAACCACTTGGATGTCGAAACCGTCGAGGCGCTTGCGGAAGCGTTGAAGCTGTACAAGGGCACGGTGATCTTCACCAGCCACGATCGTCACTTCATGGCCGAAGTCGCCACGAACGTCATCGAAGTCAGAGACCGACGAGTTCGCAACTACTTTGGCAGTTACGAGACCTACTGCGAGGCGGTCGAGAAAGAAATTGACGAAGGCGAACGGGTTCGCAATGCGAACGCCAAGGCGGCGGGGACCGCACCCAAGGCGGGGGCGGCCAAGAGCAGCGGGGATTCACGTCAGGACCAGAAAGAACAACGCAAACGCGAAAAAGAGGTCAAAAACCTGGAGCGAAAAATTGCCAAGCTGGATGACGAAAAGAAGGAGCTGAACCAGAAGCTGCTGAACGAAACCAACCCTGCCGAAGCGGTTCGTTTGCACGATCAAATGCAAGCCTTCGAAACGGAACTGGCGGAAGCGGAAGAGCGTTGGATGGAACTGAGTGCGGACCAGTGGGAGTGA